The nucleotide sequence GGCTGCTCCCACCCTCCCCGGCACCACCCGGACCAGGCTGCCCCCAGCTCCACCACCCTGCTGCGACAGGACAGCGGCGAAGGTCTCTCACCCCCACTCGAACCTCAGCGCCTCACGGCGCACCCACGACCTACGGCACTCGTACGCGACATGGCTGGTCACCGACGGCGTCCCGGTCAACCTCGTGCAGCGGGTGATGGGACATGAGCAGGCGTCGACCACGCTCAACCGGTACACCCACACTCCGGACGACTATGCCGACCGGGTCCGCCGGACCTTCGCTGACGATCTGCTGACTTTCGAGCCTCCGGAGGCTCCTCGGAAGCGGGGCGGACGCCGGGGCACACCTGCCATGACCAGCGTGAACGCGCTTCACCCGGTAAAGCGACGACCCCCGTCGGGGGGAGACGGGGGTCGTCTGGGGTTCGGCTCCGGGGGGGTCGAGCCGAACCCACCCGGCGGTCACGGGGGGTGCGACCGCCGAGGTCTACCGAGCACAGAGGATATGAAAGTGTGTCGTAACTACAAGCATGCCTGAGTCGACCCGTATACGTCGAGTGGCGTTAACTTCCACTCCCTGCGAAAGTCGGCCCGTGAGCTGTGACCGTGATCACCCTGGGGCTGATCGGCCGATCAGGGGTGAACCGGTCGGCAGGTGCCAAAGGCGACCCCGCGCACCCGCTGACCATAGACCATCCGGCTAGACTTTCGCGCCGTGGGCCGAAGCGCCGCTTTCTTCGATCTGGACAAGACCGTCATCGCCAAGTCGAGCGCGTTGGCGTTCGGTCGTCCGTTCTACCGGGACGGGCTGATCACCCGCCGCGACGTGGTCAAGTCGGCGTACGCCCAGCTCATGTTCCGGCTGGGTGGGACCGACGAGCAGACGATGGCGCGTACCCGGGACTACCTGGCGGCGCTCTGCAAGGGCTGGCCGGTGGAGCAGGTCCGGCAGATCGTCGCCGAGACGCTGCACGAGCTGATCAACCCATACGTGTACGCCGAGGCGGCCGCCCTTATCGAGGAGCACCAGGCGGCCGGCCGGGACGTCGTACTCGTCTCCGCCTCCGGTGAGGAGATGGTCCGGCCGATCGGCGAACTCCTCGGCGTCGCCGACGTGATCGCCACCCGGATGACGGTGGTGGACGGGCGGTACAGCGGCGAGGTGGAGTTCTACGCGGCCGGCCCGAGCAAGGTCGACGCCGTCGGCGAGCTGGCCGAGGAACGCGGCTACGACCTCTCCGCCTCGTACGCCTACTCCGACTCGGTCAGCGACCGTCCGCTGCTCGAGTGTGTCGGCCATCCGAGCGTGGTCAACCCGGACCGGGCGCTGCGTAAGCTCGCCATGGAGAACGGTTGGCCGGTGCTGGAGTTCCGGCATCCGGTGCCGCTCGGTCGCCGGCTGCGGGAGCGTCCCGCCGTGCCGGTCGCGGCGGCGGCCATCGGGGTCGGCGTCGGCGTCGCCATCGGCATCGCCTGGTACGGCCGGCACCGCCGGGCCCGCGCCACCACCTCCTGAAACTGCGGGTCAGCCAATCTCGTCGCCGATTCCGGTCAGCCGGTCCGCGCCGATCTCCACCGCCGTGGCGTAGTGCCGCAGCCAGGAGCGGAGACCGTCCGGCGTACCGGTGGCGAAGGCGCCGGCCGCGCCCACGTACTCCGGCTCGCGTTCCAGGTGCCCCAGTTCCACCGCGATCAGGCCACGCGGGTCGAACCCGGTCGAGATCAGGGTCAACCGGGCGGCGGCGCGGGCCACCACCCCGGACGGGCCGGCGAAGGGCCGCAGCGCCAGTAGTTCCCCGTGTACGACGGCAGCCAGCACCACCGGCGACACCGACGTCCCGCCGGCGACCAGTCCGGCCAGCCCGTCCAGCCGGGCACCGAGCGCGGCCGGCACCCCGGACGCCCCGCCGCCAGAGCCGGAGCCGGAGCCGGAGCCGGGATCGGGATCCGGGGCGGGCCGGCCGAGCGCCTCCTCCGACACCACCCCCCGGGCGGCCAGGGTGTGCAGCCGGGCCAGCACCTGCCGGGGCGCCTTCGGCCACAGGTCGGCCAGGCCGGGCAGTGCTCCGGCGGCCCGGAGGGCACCCTGGAGTACCGGATCGGTGACGGTGCCGGCGCGGACCGCCTCGCGTTCGTGGGCGTACCCCTCCAGGGCAGCACTGGCGACCGCGGACCGCAGGCTGACCTCGGCCGCGACCTGGCCGCCCTGCCGGCGCAGCGCGCGGTGTCGCAGCGCCTGGTCGACCCGCTCGCGCGCCCGGCCGACGGCCGGCGCGACGTCGGCGAGGTCCAGCAGCGGGGCGAGCGGGTCGGCGGCCATGCTGTCAACCGTAGTTGCCGGCCGGTTCGCCCCCGGCGCCGAGCGCCGGAAAGCACGCCAACCAGCCAGCCGGCCGCCGTACGGGTGACCGGCGAGCGCCGGGACGCGGCCATTCGGCGCGTTGACCGGCGCGAGTCGGGCGGACCCCTCGCCCCGGCTACCAGGCCCGATTAACCTCCTAGCGAACGACCCTGACGCGACGCCTGAGGAGCCACCCACATGAGCGAGACTCTGGCAAACCTGTTGCAGGAGACCCGGCAGTTCCCGCCGCCGGCCGAGCTTGCCGCCGCCGCCAACGTGACCGCGGACGCCTACGACGAGGCGGCCGGGGACCGGTTGGCGTTCTGGGCACGCCAGGCGGGCCGGCTGGACTGGGCGCAGGAGTGGGGCCAGATCCTCGACTGGTCCAACCCGCCGTTCGCCAAGTGGTTCGTCGGCGGGAAGCTGAACGTCGCCTACAACTGCCTGGACCGGCACGTCGCCGCCGGGCACGGCGACCGGGTGGCGATCCACTGGGAGGGCGAGCCCGGCGACACCCGCACCATCACCTACGCCGACCTGCTGGCCATGACCAGCCAGGCGGCGAACGCGCTGACCGACCTCGGGGTCACCGCCGGTGACCGGGTGGCGATCTACCTGCCGATGATCCCGGAGGCGGCGGTCGCGATGCTCGCCTGCGCCCGGATCGGCGCCACCCACAGCGTGGTCTTCGGCGGCTTCTCCGCCGACGCGCTGACCAACCGGATCCAGGATGCCAGCGCCAAGGTGGTGATCACCGCCGACGGCGGCTTCCGCCGGGGCAAGCCGTCGGCGCTGAAGCCGACGGTCGACGACGCGGTCGCCAAGTGCCCGACGATCGAGCGGGTGCTCGTGGTCCGGCGTACCGGGCAGGAGGTGGCCTGGAACGGCGACAAGGACGTGTGGTGGCACGAGTCGGTCGAGACCGCCTCGACCGAGCACACCGCCGAGGCGTTCGACGCCGAGCACCCGCTCTTCATTCTCTACACCAGCGGCACGACGGCGAAGCCGAAGGGCATCCTGCACACCTCCGGCGGCTACCTGACCCAGGTGGCGTACACCCACCACGCGGTATTCGACCTGAAGCCGGAGACGGACGTCTACTGGTGCACCGCCGACATCGGCTGGGTGACCGGGCACTCCTACATCGTGTACGGCCCGCTCGCCAACGGCGCCACCCAGCTGATGTACGAGGGGACCCCGGACACTCCGCACAAGGGCCGCTTCTGGGAGCTGGTGCAGAAGCACAAGGTGACGATCCTCTACACCGCCCCGACCCTGATCCGCACCATGATGAAGTGGGGCGACGAGTTCCCGAAGCAGTACGACCTCTCCTCGCTGCGGCTGCTCGGCAGCGTCGGCGAGCCGATCAACCCCGAGGCGTGGATCTGGTACCGGGAGAACATCGGTCGGGGCGAGTGCCCGGTCGTCGACACCTGGTGGCAGACCGAGACCGGGGCGATCATGATCTCGCCGCTGCCGGGGGTGACCTCGACCAAGCCGGGCAGTGCGATGCGCCCGCTGCCGGGGATCAGCGCCGACGTGGTGGACGACCAGGCCAACCCGGTGCCGAACGGCGGTGGCGGTTTCCTGGTGCTCAGCGAGCCGTGGCCGTCGATGCTGCGCACCATCTGGGGTGACGACGAGAGGTTCGTCGACACCTACTGGTCCCGCTTCGACGGGCTCTACTTCGCCGGTGACGGTGCGAAGAAGGACGACGACGGCGACCTGTGGCTGCTCGGCCGGGTCGACGACGTGATGCTGGTGTCGGGGCACAACATCTCCACCACCGAGGTGGAGTCGGCACTGGTCTCGCACCCGTCGGTCGCCGAGGCGGCGGTGGTCGGCGCGACCGACCCGACCACCGGGCAGGCGATCGTCGCCTTCACCATTCCGCGTGGCTCGGTCGACACCGAGGGCGACGCGGGCGAGGCGCTCATCGCCGAACTGCGCGAGCACGTCTCGAAGACCCTCGGCCCGATCGCCAAGCCCCGGCAGATCATGCTGGTGCCGGAGCTGCCGAAGACCCGGTCCGGGAAGATCATGCGCCGGTTGCTGCGCGACGTGGCCGAGAACCGCTCGCTGGGTGACGTCACCACGTTGCAGGACTCCTCGGTGATGGACCTGATCTCGTCCGGGATGCGTTCCGGCAAGTCTGACGAGGACTGAGACCGGGCGGTCGCGGACCGCACCTGCCACATCACGATCGATGGGCGGACCCGCTGCGGGTCCGCCCGTCGCCGTCCGGGCCGGGGACGGAAGGGCTGGTCAGGGGGTACGCGTCGGCCCGGCCGCAGCCTCCCGCACCCGGTTGTCGGCCGGCGGTGCGGCTAGCGGACGTGGCACCGAAGACCGGGGTTCCTGCCGTGGCCGAATCGTGACATTCCAATGTCCGAAAATAGGTAACCGTTAGAATGCTTTCGCCCTGATTAGACGTAGATCCGACCACCCGAACGAGCCGTCTCCGACCCGTGACAGGGTCCGACCGATCTGCAATGGTGATGGTCGCGTCTGATGACAGTGCCCGCCAAGAGCCGGCCTGTCCTGTAACACTTCCACAAAGGAGGAGGACCTTTGAGGAGACGAGTCACGGCGGGCCTGGCGGGTGCCACGGCCACGCTGTTGGCCGCCAGCGCATTTTCCGCGCCGGCGTACGCCGCTCCGTCGGCACCAGCCCCGGTGGACCGGGAGCCCCAGGGTGCGGCCCACCGGGCCGACAACCTGCCCGACCCGCTAGCCGAGCAGCACCAGCAGGTTCGCCAGGAGGCGATCGCCGCGCTGCTGTCCGGCAAGGCCAAGCTGCAGACCCGCAACGGGTCGAAGGTCATCCAGATCAAGGCCGACCGGTTCGTCGAGTACCAGCAACCCCCGAAAACCGACCCGATCTTCAGCATCCTGGTGGAGTTCGGGAACCAGAAGGACCCCCGCACCGGCGGCACCGACGGCCCGTTGCACAACCAGATTCCGCAGCCCGACCGGGTGTACGACGGCGGGGCGACGGACGACAACAGCACCATCTGGAAGTCCGACTTCGACCGGCAGTCGTACCTCGACCTGATGTACGCCAAGGGCAAGGAGTCGATGGCCGACTTCTACCTGAAGCAGTCGGGCGGCCGTTACACGGTCGGCGGCGACGTCAGCGACTGGGTGAAGGTCCCGTTCAACGAGGCCCGGTACGGCAGCAACGAGATCCCGGAGTCCGACGGCTACTGGAACTTCGTCAAGGACACCGCCACCTCGTGGTACGAGTCGCAGGTCGCTGCCGGCAAGACCCCCGAGCAGATCAAGTCCTACCTCGCCCAGTTCGACGTCTGGGACCGGTACGACTACGACGGTGACGGCGACTTCAACGAGCCCGACGGCTACGTCGACCACTTCCAGGCGGTGCACGCCGGTGAGGGCGAAGAGGCCGGCGGGGGTGCCCAGGGCGCGGACGCGATCTGGTCGCACCGCTGGGCGGCCTTCCCGAACCTTCAGGGCAGCGCGGGGCCGGAGAACAACAAGGCCGGCGGCGTGCAGATCGGGAACACCGGCCTGTGGATCCGCGACTACACCACTGAGCCGGAGAACGGCGGCCTGGGCGTCTTCGCCCACGAGTACGGCCACGACCTCGGCCTGCCGGACTACTACGACACGGCAGGTGGCGACAACGGTGTCGGGTTCTGGAGCGTCATGGCCTCCGGCTCCTGGCTGAACCACGGCAAGCAGGACATCGGCTCCACCCCGGGTTACATGGACCCGTACTCGAAGCTCTTCCTCGGCTGGCTGAACTACTCCACCGTGGAGTCGGACAGCGGCACCACCTTCGCCACCCTCGGGGCGGCCGGCGACACCGACGGTCTGGCCCAGGCGGTCGTGGTGAACCTGCCCGACCAGGAGGTGACCACCGAATACAACACCCCGTTCGCGGGTGACTACGAGTGGTGGTCCGGCACGGGTGACGACCTGAACAACACGCTCACCCGGACCCTCGACCTCAGCGGGGCCAGCACCGCCACCATCACGGCGAAGGCCCAGTACGAGATCGAGGAGGACTACGACTACCTCTACGCGGAGGTGTCCACCAACAACGGCTCGACCTGGACCCCGCTGACCAACGCTCTGGTCGACGAGGGCGAGACCGGCATCGACGGCTCGACCGAGGACGAGTGGGTCGACCTGGCCTACGACCTGTCGGCGTACGCCGGGCAGACCGTACAGTTCCGCTACCGCTTCCAGAGCGACGGTGGGGTCTTCTTCGACGGAGCCTTCCTGGACAACATCGCACTGGTCGTCGACGGGGCGGCGGTCTGGACCGACGGCGCCGAGACGGTCGACCCGGCGTGGACGGCACGCGGGTTCAGCCGGTTCTCCGGCAGCACGACCGAGGTGGTTCCGCACTACTACATCGCGGAGTACCGGACCTACTACGGGTACGACAAGGTCCTCAAGACCGGGCCGTACAACTTCGGTTGGCAGAACAGCAAGCCGGACTTCGTGGAGCGGTTCTCCAACCACCAGGGCCTGCTGGTCTGGTACGTGAACCACGCGTACAGCGACAACAACACGATCACCCACCCGGGCTTCGGCCTGAACCTGCCGGTCGACGTCCGGCCCGGCCCGATCACGGTGCCCGGGGTCGGCAACATCACCAACCGGCGCAGCAGCTTCGACGCCACGTTCAGCCGGTTCGCCAAGCCGGCGCAGACGTTCCACCTCAACGGGGTGGCGACCACGGTGCCGAAGCTGAACCCGGTGACGGTCTTCAACGACTCGGACCCGAACCGCTACTGGTCGGCGCAGAACCCGATGAACTCGGTCAAGGTTGCCGGCACCGGCACCAAGATCGAGCTTCTGTTGGAGAACCGCCTGATCAGTGACCTGGCGATCATCAAGGTCAGCAACTGATCCGCTGATCCGGCGTACCGTCGGGGCCGGAGGCGCACAGCGCGCCTCCGGCCCCGCTCGCGTTCCCGGCGACCGCCGTCCGGACAGCCGAGCGGCGCGCTGCCGTCCGGGGTGCTGCGGTCAGAGGGTGGCCAGGTCGCGCCAGCCGTACCGGTGGCCGCAGGGCGGACCGGCCGCGATGCCGAGCCGGCGGTCGTCCAGGTCCAGCAGCACCGAGTAGACCGTCTCGGAGTGCTCGGCCCGCGGCATCCGCTCGTCGACGTGCCGGCAGATGGCCTGCGGCGCACTGGCATGGTCCTGGAAGAGCGCTGCGAGGTCCGCCTCGCCGACCTTGCCCTCGGCCGCTCTCGGCGCCAGCAACCGCCTGGCCCGCGCCGACCGGAACAGCGACGAACCGCCCCAGTCCTTGATCGTGTCGTAGACCGGCAACGCCGTCTCCAGGTGGTTGGCGTGCGT is from Micromonospora sp. WMMD1102 and encodes:
- a CDS encoding HAD-IB family hydrolase → MGRSAAFFDLDKTVIAKSSALAFGRPFYRDGLITRRDVVKSAYAQLMFRLGGTDEQTMARTRDYLAALCKGWPVEQVRQIVAETLHELINPYVYAEAAALIEEHQAAGRDVVLVSASGEEMVRPIGELLGVADVIATRMTVVDGRYSGEVEFYAAGPSKVDAVGELAEERGYDLSASYAYSDSVSDRPLLECVGHPSVVNPDRALRKLAMENGWPVLEFRHPVPLGRRLRERPAVPVAAAAIGVGVGVAIGIAWYGRHRRARATTS
- a CDS encoding oxidoreductase → MAADPLAPLLDLADVAPAVGRARERVDQALRHRALRRQGGQVAAEVSLRSAVASAALEGYAHEREAVRAGTVTDPVLQGALRAAGALPGLADLWPKAPRQVLARLHTLAARGVVSEEALGRPAPDPDPGSGSGSGSGGGASGVPAALGARLDGLAGLVAGGTSVSPVVLAAVVHGELLALRPFAGPSGVVARAAARLTLISTGFDPRGLIAVELGHLEREPEYVGAAGAFATGTPDGLRSWLRHYATAVEIGADRLTGIGDEIG
- the acs gene encoding acetate--CoA ligase, with amino-acid sequence MSETLANLLQETRQFPPPAELAAAANVTADAYDEAAGDRLAFWARQAGRLDWAQEWGQILDWSNPPFAKWFVGGKLNVAYNCLDRHVAAGHGDRVAIHWEGEPGDTRTITYADLLAMTSQAANALTDLGVTAGDRVAIYLPMIPEAAVAMLACARIGATHSVVFGGFSADALTNRIQDASAKVVITADGGFRRGKPSALKPTVDDAVAKCPTIERVLVVRRTGQEVAWNGDKDVWWHESVETASTEHTAEAFDAEHPLFILYTSGTTAKPKGILHTSGGYLTQVAYTHHAVFDLKPETDVYWCTADIGWVTGHSYIVYGPLANGATQLMYEGTPDTPHKGRFWELVQKHKVTILYTAPTLIRTMMKWGDEFPKQYDLSSLRLLGSVGEPINPEAWIWYRENIGRGECPVVDTWWQTETGAIMISPLPGVTSTKPGSAMRPLPGISADVVDDQANPVPNGGGGFLVLSEPWPSMLRTIWGDDERFVDTYWSRFDGLYFAGDGAKKDDDGDLWLLGRVDDVMLVSGHNISTTEVESALVSHPSVAEAAVVGATDPTTGQAIVAFTIPRGSVDTEGDAGEALIAELREHVSKTLGPIAKPRQIMLVPELPKTRSGKIMRRLLRDVAENRSLGDVTTLQDSSVMDLISSGMRSGKSDED
- a CDS encoding immune inhibitor A domain-containing protein, yielding MRRRVTAGLAGATATLLAASAFSAPAYAAPSAPAPVDREPQGAAHRADNLPDPLAEQHQQVRQEAIAALLSGKAKLQTRNGSKVIQIKADRFVEYQQPPKTDPIFSILVEFGNQKDPRTGGTDGPLHNQIPQPDRVYDGGATDDNSTIWKSDFDRQSYLDLMYAKGKESMADFYLKQSGGRYTVGGDVSDWVKVPFNEARYGSNEIPESDGYWNFVKDTATSWYESQVAAGKTPEQIKSYLAQFDVWDRYDYDGDGDFNEPDGYVDHFQAVHAGEGEEAGGGAQGADAIWSHRWAAFPNLQGSAGPENNKAGGVQIGNTGLWIRDYTTEPENGGLGVFAHEYGHDLGLPDYYDTAGGDNGVGFWSVMASGSWLNHGKQDIGSTPGYMDPYSKLFLGWLNYSTVESDSGTTFATLGAAGDTDGLAQAVVVNLPDQEVTTEYNTPFAGDYEWWSGTGDDLNNTLTRTLDLSGASTATITAKAQYEIEEDYDYLYAEVSTNNGSTWTPLTNALVDEGETGIDGSTEDEWVDLAYDLSAYAGQTVQFRYRFQSDGGVFFDGAFLDNIALVVDGAAVWTDGAETVDPAWTARGFSRFSGSTTEVVPHYYIAEYRTYYGYDKVLKTGPYNFGWQNSKPDFVERFSNHQGLLVWYVNHAYSDNNTITHPGFGLNLPVDVRPGPITVPGVGNITNRRSSFDATFSRFAKPAQTFHLNGVATTVPKLNPVTVFNDSDPNRYWSAQNPMNSVKVAGTGTKIELLLENRLISDLAIIKVSN